Below is a genomic region from Desulfobacter sp..
CAAACAATGCAGAAAAGGGGCTTTCCCCATGGTTAAGACAAATTTCAAACCGTTCATTGTTAGATGAGAATGTGTCAGATTACAAGAACAAAGATTTCAGATCCTATTTACAAGCCCTTTTTTTATTCAAAAACGGTCACCGGTTTCAAGGGCGTGGGCGGATAAATCTGTCCTGCATTGGGGGGCATGGAGTTGTATACCCAGTCAATGTCAACCTCTCCTGTTTTGATTCCGTGTTTTTGTTTCATGCCTGTAAATTTTCCCCGTACCAGAACAGATTCCAGGGTGGTTTTCAGCCCGAATACGGCCACCTCTGTATGTTCAGGGATGCTTTTTTTTCCCAGGGCTCCGGCCGGGAAAAGAAGTTTACTCAGACCCTCAACTCGGCAGGGGATAAATGGAATCAGGCATGGGAACCCGTCTTCTTCAATGATGGACAAGAATTTAAGACTCAAGGGGCTGGTAAGCATTTTTTTGCCATAAGAGGTTAAGGGGGCATCCATGGGGGTGGCTGGGGATTGGCCTTTTAAAAAGGGGGTGAGCAGGGAATACCATCCAAGTTTTAATACCGGCAGGGAGGTTGCAGCCGTGGTTTCAACAAGATCAAAATAATGCACCCGGTGGATGGGGAAATAGGCGTTATATCGTTGCAGGGGGAAATTTTTATAGGTTTCAAGTTCAGGCCCCTGGTCTTTTTTGCCTGTCCAGCACATCTTTCCGGTCCAGAATTTTTTAGCCTGCCCTGCGAGAATAAAAAATGCCGCTTTGGGATTTTTTGTAAGATAATACTTGCTGTTTCCCCTGATAAATTGTCCAAGGGTCATGCAGGTGTCGTCCATGGCCATCAGAGAATTGATAAAGGTGATATGGGGTTTGCCTTCAAGGGTTTGGGTGGCGCAGAGCCCGATTTTCTCCATGGGGGCCATGGTGTTCATGTCAAAGGCATTAAAGCGATGTTTCATTCCATAATCTCCTCTTTATTCTGGGTTTCTCCCATGGGTCCTGTGGAAAATACTATTTTTTTGTTTATCCCGGACTGGATAGCCGTTTCTTTAAGTTTTTTCATTCTGGTTTTTTCAATGGGCAGGCTGTTTTCATAGATCCAGGATCGCCCCAGCGCTTTATACTTGCTTTTGCCCAGGGGATTAAAGGCGCATAATTCCCACCTGGAAACCGCACCGCCCAGGTGATTCATGATAAATTGGCCGATGCCTTGGATGTTTTCTTCCCTGTCTGTGGTTTCGGGAATAATCGGGGTTCTGATCCAAAGATCTGTATTTGTTCTCTGCAAAAGATCCGGTAATCGTCTGAGATTCCCAAGAATTTTTTTGTTGTCTGTTCCGGTGAATTTTTTGTGCAGAACAGGATCAATCTCTTTGATGTCAAAAAGCAGAAGATCAATATGGTCCATCAATCGTTCCAGAATATCAAAAGAGACCTGGCCGCAGGTATCCAATGCCGTATGAATTCCCCGGGCCTGAAGCTGCTCCAGCAGATTTCCAAGGAATTTATGCTGAAACGTGGCCTTTCCTCCCGAAAGGGTGACCCCTCCATCGGAGGTTTCAAAATAGGCCCTGTCCTTGACCAGTTCAGCCACCAGGTCATGGGCTCTCCAGTCTTTGCCCAGAATCTCCATGGAAAGGGTGGGGCAATGTTCGGCACATTCACCGCAGGAGAGACAACGTTCGCGGTTGATGACCATGCCGTCAGGGTCTAAGGCCAATGCATTCTGCCGGCAGGTCTCCACGCAGATCTTACAGCCGATACAGCCTGAAGAATGCCAGACGATCTGGGGGGCGGGTGAAATGCTTTCCGGGTTATGGCACCAGCGGCAGGCCAGGGGGCATCCCTTGAGAAAGACCGTGGTGCGCAGGCCAGGACCGTCTTCCGTGGACATTCTCTGGATTTCGAGCACCCGCCCTAAAATGCCTAGGCTCTTTTTTTCCAGGGATTGTTTTGGGGCGGTATTAGAATTGACCATGGCTGATCCGTTTGATGACCTCGTCCTGAAGCTCTTTCCCGATGCTGGTGAAATAGGCATTATACCCTGTGATCCTGACCAGAAGGTGGCGGTGATCCTTGGGGTTTTTCTGGGCATCCTTGAGCATTTCAGGATCCAGCATATTGATCTGAAGGGCCGTGCCCCCGTTTTTATTATATCCCTTTAAAAAGGCTTTGAATTTTTTCTTGTGGTCCGGATCTTTTAAAAGGGAGGGGTTAAAGGTGATGGTGTGGGAGGCCCCGTTGGGCAGGTCGTTGACAAAGGCTTAGAAATCGTTTTTTGTACCTTTTTTTTACCGCCCAGCACCTTGCCCACTGAATTTGAATTGGCTGTGGGGCCGTTGATGTCCGCCCCGTTTGAAGGACAGATGGCATTGGAGAGAAATTGTCCTTGTTTTCTTCCGTCTGCACTGGCCGCCATAACATGGCTGTCCCCTGCCCAGTAATTCCAGGAGAGCATGCCCGGCCGGAACTGCCGGTGGGTGGAAAGGGTTTTATGCTTCCAGGTCTCTTTGCAGAAGATTTTCATGACCTGTCTTGCCAAATCATCTGCCTTGTCATCATCCCGGCCGTATTTCGGGGCCCGGTTTTTGGCCTTGGCCTGGAGGACTTCATACCCCTTCCAATTGGCTTTTAAGGCCTGGACCATCTGGGACATGGTGCATTCTTTTTTATTAAAGACCAGGTGTTTTATGGCTAAAAGAGAGTCCACAGTGGTGGCATAGGTCACGGCCTCCATGGTGGTAAAACTGATCTGTGCTCCCCCTCTTGTGATGTCTGTGGCTTTTTCCATACAGCCTTGAACCAGGCAGGATAAATAAGGGGTGGCAAAATAATCGTGGCGCAGGGATTCTGATAATTCATAAAGATCGACACATTGGCTGACAATATGGGCCATCTGGGTTTCAAAGGCCTCCATAAATTGTTCAAAGCTGTGAAACGAGTTTGGGTCTCCCGTGTCAGGTCCGTCCTGTTTGATTTTTTCTGTTTTCCCGGTCACAGGATCGATATAGGCAATCAGATCTTTTCCCCGGGCCAGGACAAGCTCCACTGCCTTGAGCAGGTTTAAATTGTTGTCCACGGTGCCGGACCTGTCATTGCCCACCATGGTGTTTTCAAGACACCCGACCGGGGCATAGTCATGGACATTTTTATCATGGATGAGATTTGGGATCCTTCCTTTTTGTCCCTGGAGGAGCATCCCGGCCATGGACCGTTCGTCAAAGTTTAAAAGAAAGGGGGCGCCCTGGCTTTTGCTGATCATGTCAATGCATTGGTCATAGAGCTTTTCAGAACTGTTTTGGTGGAGCCTGACATTGGGTTTGGGCTCTAAAATGGGGGACATCTCGTCAATGACCTCAAGGATCATGAAGGTCAGTTCATTGGTCATATCCCGGCCGTTTTGGCCCATGCCGCCCAGGGTGACCAGCTGGCCGTAGCCTGCGGTAATTCCCTGGTTGCCGCAGCGGATGGTGGCGTCATAGGCTGTGTTGCAGTGGATCCAGAAGCATTTGAGGATTTCCTTTGCAAATTCCCTGTCCATGCCCGCAGCCTTTGATATTTCCCAATAGGGGAGCAGGTATTGGTCCATCCGGCCCAAAGAGACTCCGGGGCCGGGATAGTTTTCGTCGCTCATGATGAGCATATGGTTCATCCACAGGGCCTGGACCGCTTCCCAGAAATTCTGAGCAGGTACCCAGGGCACCTGGCAAAGATTTTCTGCCATCTGGACAAGTTCTGTTTTGCGGCTTTCTTTTTTTTCTTTTTCGGCAAGATCCATGCAGAGGGCGCTGTATTTTTGGGCCAACTCCTTTGGCATCAGGCTTGCGGTTTTCATGGCCCGAAGCTGGGCGGCTGCCGGACCGGATTTTTGGGCCGGAGGGATCTGGTCCAACCGGGTGGATATTTCCTGGTGAATGCCCTTCCATCCCAGTTTCAAGGCTTTTTCATGGCCGGGTACAAGATGGCCGCTGGTCGCGCCGGCATTGCCGTATCCATGATCATGAAACCACTTGACCTTTGCCCTGATCCCGTTTTTGCCAAGGATTCGTTTATTATAGGCGGTTTGTTCTTTTTGGGTCAGGCACATGGAGGTCATGATATTAAACCGGCCCCCTGCAATGAGATCGCCCGGCAAAATTTCCTGGGGCAGGTGATTGACCATCACCTCTTTGACAAAAAGGGCCCGCCGTTCGGCAATGCTTTTGTCAAAAAAGTTTTTTCCAAGGGGAACCGGCCTTGAGGCCTGGGCATAGCCCCCCTTCATAACGTCAAACATCAAATAGGTCTCCGGCACAATATAATAGGTAAACTCATGGTATTGGAGGTCCCAGGGCGTGCCCGTGGTCCAGGCCGTATACTCGTTATTCCATTTTCTTTGGTTCCCTTTGAAGTAATAGTCTTTCAGCCATTGGATCCTCTGTGAATTTTGTTTTGTTTTCCGGTTCTTTTTTTTAATTGGATTCATGGGCCCCCGCTTTTGATTGGTCTATGAATTTTCGAAGATGGCTTTCCCCGTGGCTGAGCATATCCTTCATAATGGTTTTGGCCTTGTCCTCGTTTTGATCTGCAATGGCCCGGACCAGGCGGGTATGGAATCCGAAGACCTCGGGCACAAGGCTATGGTCTGAAAAGAATTTTACAGAGATGCTGATGTAAAATTGTTTCATGGAATTGAGAAGCAGGGGGTAGATCAGGTTGTCCGATGCCATGGCCAACAGATGGTGAAATTCAAAATCCAGTTGGGCCACCCTTTGTTTTTCTTTTGGGTTCATCTTTTTTTCCCGGTCAAGCAGGGCCTCAAATTGAGATAAATGGTCCTGGTTCCTTTTTTGGGCGGCCAGGCTTGCATTTTCCACCTCAAAGAGCAGGCGCATGTCCAGAACCGAATTTAATAGTTTTTCAGAGACCTGGCCCTCTCCGTATTCAAACAAGGTGGTCAAAACAAACAAGGAGCCTTGTTTTCGGTAGTCGTTAATGACAGACCCTTTTCTCGGGACCATGGTGACAAGCCCTTTGGATACAAGGTCCACAAGTCCCTCGTGAACCACCGGACGGCTCACCCCCATCTTTTGGGCAAGCTCTCTTTCCGGAGGCAGTTTTTCACCAATTTTAAAGTATCCTGAAAATATCAGTTTTTCAAAATCCTGGATAAAAAGATCTCGAAGGCTTGAACTCTGAATGGGTTTGATCATGATTTTTTCCTATAAATTTTGGCTGGTGGTAATACCACTATGAGAAATACGGTCTTAAAAGTCAAGAAAAAACTTCAGGTCTCTGCCTTTGAAAGAGAACTTCCGGCAATGGTTTTTTGGGGTATCTTGATAGAAATTCTCTTAAATGGTATATTCATTCGATTTTTCAACTTTTAACAGCGGAAATTACAAGGGCGTGAAGAAAAAGGATAAAACCATATACCGGTGCCGGTCTTGCGGGGGGCAGACCCCTAAATGGCTGGGCCAGTGCCCGGAATGCGGGGACTGGGATTCTCTGGTCGAAGAAAAGATTCTGCCGAGGACACCGGGCAAAGCCGGCGCTGCAAGACCTGCTTTTGCGGCAAAGCCGGTGCCCATTGATTCTGTGGATGTGACCCAGTCCTTGCGCTTGAAAACTTCGATCACCGAGTTTGACCGGGTGCTTGGGGGGGGGATTGTGGACGGGTCTCTTGTGCTTATCGGCGGGGATCCGGGCATTGGTAAATCCACCCTCATGCTTCAGGTTTTGTCCACCCTGTCAAAGGCCGGAAAAAAATGCCTCTATGTTTCGGGTGAGGAATCCGTCAGCCAGCTTTCCATGCGGGGGCAGCGTCTGGACTCCTCTTGTTCCTCCTTGTTTGTGGTCTCTGAGACGGATTTGGATGCCATTCTGGCCATGGCGGACAAGGATGCCTACGATGCGGTGGTCATTGATTCAATCCAGACCGTATTCCATCCGGATATCACCTCCACCCCGGGAAGCGTGGCCCAGATCAGGGAAGCAGCCATGCAGTTCATGCGCCTGGCCAAAACTTCTGGAACGCCCATTTTCCTGGTGGGTCATGTGACCAAGGTCGGGGCCATTGCAGGTCCCAGAATCATGGAGCATATGGTGGATACCGTGCTCTATTTTGAGGGGGACAAAAGCCATATTTTCAGGATACTTCGGGCGGTAAAAAACAGGTTCGGGTCTACCAACGAGATCGGGGTGTTTGAAATGAGAGAGCAGGGTCTCACCCAGGTGCCCAATCCCTCTGCCGTGTTTTTGTCAGAAC
It encodes:
- a CDS encoding glycyl-radical enzyme activating protein; amino-acid sequence: MVNSNTAPKQSLEKKSLGILGRVLEIQRMSTEDGPGLRTTVFLKGCPLACRWCHNPESISPAPQIVWHSSGCIGCKICVETCRQNALALDPDGMVINRERCLSCGECAEHCPTLSMEILGKDWRAHDLVAELVKDRAYFETSDGGVTLSGGKATFQHKFLGNLLEQLQARGIHTALDTCGQVSFDILERLMDHIDLLLFDIKEIDPVLHKKFTGTDNKKILGNLRRLPDLLQRTNTDLWIRTPIIPETTDREENIQGIGQFIMNHLGGAVSRWELCAFNPLGKSKYKALGRSWIYENSLPIEKTRMKKLKETAIQSGINKKIVFSTGPMGETQNKEEIME
- a CDS encoding FadR family transcriptional regulator — translated: MIKPIQSSSLRDLFIQDFEKLIFSGYFKIGEKLPPERELAQKMGVSRPVVHEGLVDLVSKGLVTMVPRKGSVINDYRKQGSLFVLTTLFEYGEGQVSEKLLNSVLDMRLLFEVENASLAAQKRNQDHLSQFEALLDREKKMNPKEKQRVAQLDFEFHHLLAMASDNLIYPLLLNSMKQFYISISVKFFSDHSLVPEVFGFHTRLVRAIADQNEDKAKTIMKDMLSHGESHLRKFIDQSKAGAHESN
- the radA gene encoding DNA repair protein RadA — its product is MKKKDKTIYRCRSCGGQTPKWLGQCPECGDWDSLVEEKILPRTPGKAGAARPAFAAKPVPIDSVDVTQSLRLKTSITEFDRVLGGGIVDGSLVLIGGDPGIGKSTLMLQVLSTLSKAGKKCLYVSGEESVSQLSMRGQRLDSSCSSLFVVSETDLDAILAMADKDAYDAVVIDSIQTVFHPDITSTPGSVAQIREAAMQFMRLAKTSGTPIFLVGHVTKVGAIAGPRIMEHMVDTVLYFEGDKSHIFRILRAVKNRFGSTNEIGVFEMREQGLTQVPNPSAVFLSERSAIAPGSVVTASMEGSRPILVEIQGLVSTTGLGTPRRTVLGLDNHRVALIVAVMEKRLGMNLSGLDIFMNVTGGVRIAEPCADLAIAAALASSFLDRPVHKETTLIGEVGLTGEIRAVSHAQARIKEAAKMGFTRCLVPASTLKQLSKVKGMTIESIRYLKDAVEVLFEG